The Microtus ochrogaster isolate Prairie Vole_2 unplaced genomic scaffold, MicOch1.0 UNK1164, whole genome shotgun sequence genome window below encodes:
- the LOC102000606 gene encoding protein arginine N-methyltransferase 9-like, with the protein MRSSLYIKHRVNLTAQTISQSALFQVPIRVFLDLSSLPCVPLSQPVELLRLDLMTPYLNTSSREVKVRICRSGRVTAVPFWFHLCLDDEVRLDTSGEGSHWKQAAMVLDTPIQVQAGEELVLSVQHHKSNVSITVKQ; encoded by the exons ATGAGGAGCTCGTTGTATATCAAGCACAGAGTGAACCTGACTGCACAAACGATAAGTCAGAGTGCTCTCTTTCAGGTGCCTATCCGTGTGTTTTTGGATTTATCTTCGTTGCCATGTGTCCCTTTAAGCCAGCCAGTGGAACTCTTAAGATTAGATCTGATGACGCCATATCTGAACACTTCCAGTAGAGAAGTAAAG GTCCGCATTTGTAGATCTGGACGAGTGACCGCTGTCCCATTTTGGTTTCATTTGTGCCTTGATGATGAGGTCAGGCTGGACACCTCAGGCGAAGGCTCCCACTGGAAGCAAGCTGCCATGGTTCTGGATACCCCCATCCAGGTGCAGGCGGGAGAGGAGCTTGTGCTCAGTGTGCAGCATCACAAGAGCAATGTCAGCATCACAGTGAAGCAGTGA